TTAAAGGCAAGCATCAACATTTCAGAGCAAAAATATCACATTCCCTCCCCCAAGGGCAGGAGAGAAACCAGCAGAAGACGAGCCCACACGTTCACCTgcgcttttggggctggggcaCAGCTTCTGGGTGTGTTTTGCTAAGGAAGCCCCAGAGATGTCCCAGCTGTGGCTCACGGCAGGGTGTGAAATCCAGGCCAGCCCTGTGGCCTTCTGTCCAGGAGAGGGAAGAGACACCAGCACTTCCCAGCAAAGCACAAGTCTCTCTGTGATGCACTGAAGTGAAACCTCCTAAGTTTTATTATGGTGAAACCTCCAGTGGGTCTTCCTTTGAATCTTCATGGTCCTCattctccagctgctccagtTTGCTGGATTTCTCATGGACAACCTCCCCAGGAGTCTTCAAAAACCTGAAATACGTTTTTGTGATGACTTTAAGGGCACGTCCAAACCCAGCCCCAAACCGGGCTGTAAATGATGGAACCTTTGCCCTCAACGAGGccgggttggacagggcttggagcaacctgggagagtggaaggtgtccctgcccgtggcagggggtggaatgggatgagttttaaggtgcctccaacccaaaccattccaggattctgtgatcaGCTGAGCTCTGGAGCTCAGAGGGGATTTGCCACCCTTGGGCTTTGCTGAGGATCCCAGGAAGCGCTGAGGTCCCAGCTGGCACAGGACAGAGCCTGGACACAAACTCACTGGGGTATGTGCAGGGGAGGATGTTGCTGGATGAAGCAGCTGCCAACATCTGGAGCTCATCATCTTCCCATGCCCCATCCATGCTGTCCcaggcagctcctttctctgttcTTCTTCACCTCACCTGAACAACAGCTTCTGCCCTGGCTCCTTTTTGATGATGTTGAGTTTGTAGTAGTGTCTGAGCGCTCGTGACATCTTCTCATAGGTCATGTTCATCCGGTTCTGGAAGGAGGAAAGAATTGTGGGGTGTTGAGCAAAAGCAAGCAACAACACTTGGTTTGGCTCTGTGTGCAGCAGGACCACACATGGGACATTTGAGGTGGCTTGGGGCATTGTGGGTCTGTAGTGTGGGCCTCTAACTCAGACTGGCTTCATGGTTTGCTTTCCAGGGGATGAGAAAGTCCCTCTTTAACCACCAGGCTGGCATCTCTCACTAACCCTCCACCCactgtgtccccctccccagtcCCTGAGCCATCAGGTCATGGAAGGGACATGCAGAAGCCCaggtgtaccggtttggccgtcaccccaagacaccaggAATGACAAATTTCATTCTCAGGGGATGACAAATTCGCTCTCAAATGCACTCACCTTGTGGttgccccagagctgggcaagCCCGTTTGGGTTGACGACCCGGAAGACCTTGGCGTCCTTGTCCTCCCACCTGATGTAGGGCTCGTAGCGGCGGTCGGACAGGAGCTGGTACACGTATTCCCACAGCAGCCTGCAGTCTGGGCAGGGGGGGATTCATGGCCACAGAGCTCCCACTGTGCTCCAGCGAGGGGGGCTCAGCAGCAGGATTGCGCATTTAGCAGTGACAATAAATATGAGAAGAACCCAGAGCTCAGGCACAGCACTCAGTGCGAGATCTCGGAACAATTACAATTTTTcaggtggggaaactgaggtgGAAAAGTGTGGAATGAAGGCAAGGGAGACAGATGGGCAGACAGGACTAAGCACCATCTCATTTCCCCAGGGAACAAGGCTATAAATTCATAATTACCTGCAATTTTCCCATCCACTGGGGCCGACAGAGTTGCAGGAAAAGAGCAGATGGCACCTGGCCTGCAGCTACTCTCTGAGCTGTGGTGGGAGAGGTTCAGTGGCTGCGTGTGGCTGTGGAAcaggggctgctctgcacagcccaGCCATGAGGAAACaactggggcagcctcagcaCTGCAGTCTGtacctgcaaaaaaacccctaataaACACCCTGTGGCACATTAGGGCAGGTCCCAGACCTTGCAAAGCCCTGAAACAGGAGGGGAGGGACAGCCCAGGGTGGTTCTCAGCCTGGTACCAGCCCAGGCAGAGGAGGAAGGTGCTGAGGAAAGCCTGGGATTTTCCtaaggcaggagcagcagaaagtCCAGGAGGGTTAGAGGAGATGCCAGATAGGGTAAGGGTcagatgcagaagaaaaaccagaacAGGAAAATGCCCCAGAGCACAGGCACCCCCTGGTAAATTGCTGTGGGGACTTAATGTGCTAATTACCTTACACATGAACCAGCAGAAGAGCCCAGGAAAGTGCTCCCAGATCCACCTCCACACACATCCAGCCCCTGACACCAATCCAGCCCCACCCTAACTCCTACCTGGGCCTCCCAAGGGCACCAAGAAGCCTCACTGGCCCCCACCAGCCTCACTTGGggcctctccccccccacccacTGATCCAGAAGCTCTGTGTAagctcagccccagctcctcaGCCCTTTCCCAGCTATGTTGCAGGACTACtctccagcagggctgtgcctctGCCTGGCTGTTGACCCTCCCTGATCCAAATCTCAGTCTGCAGGCAGACTTCTTAGGGAAGTAATAGCCTTGCCAGTTTGCCATGGACCCCCTGGTGCTGCCTAGCACTGGTTCTGACCTGCTGCATCCCTACAAACTTCCCAGATGATCTGGACTTGCTGGACCTGGTTGCCTCTCTCCAGTGGTGTGGGATGGTttcagcaggctgagctccaaTCCCAGGTGTGAGCAACCCACTGGGGCTGCAGGCAGGTTCTGCCTGATGGACACGGCCGTTTTCCCGGGATATTTTTCTCCCATCGTACCTTCCTCCATGCTCCCAGCTTTCCTGAAGGGTGAGTTCAGCAAGGGGCTGCACACCAGAGCTCTTCTCTGAGTCTTAATGAACTGGAGTATTTCATAAAGCACATCCCCTGCAGGGAGGGAAACTCTGCTCAGATGACTTTGGACAATAGTCCCTCTCAGGTAATGTCGCTGAGATTCTGAACTACAGAGTATGGGGTTATTCCCCATCCCAAAGtatttgtcttggggtgactttatgatgtgtatccccagATGGACCAGAATAAGGAAGAGTTGTCCTCATCTCCAGCACAAAGCCTGGTCTGCTGGGACCCATCGAGCCTCTctcagcagagcacagctcGTGCTGGGATGATGCTCACAAACCCCCTTGCACTGGGTCTGACCTGAGCTCGGAGCTCGGTGTCTGAAGTCATCCTTGGTGAGGATGCACAAGGCTTTGCCGTTCATTTCGAACTTGCTCTCGTCAGTGGGCCGCAGGGAATATTCCTTCTCAGCCCACCGCAGCCAGTGGATCACGTCGTCCTTGCTCCACAGTGAGGGCTGGATTCCTGAAACCAGGAGCAGCCTCTGAAACAACTCTGTCCTCAAAACTGCTGAGTGGCAGGGTGGGGCTTCATCTCCCTCACCAAACTTTCCCTCTATGTTGAGCACTCACAGGCCAAAAACAccacaaagagaaaatgaaccCTGATGATGCTTTGTCCCCCTTGTCAGCAGGGAATGGTCCCTGGGTGGGACACCAAGGCTGCACCCACCATGTCCCACCCATGGGAACTCCTTTTTGAGCACCACTGACTTGCTTAACCTCTACTCACTCAGCCTCCCTGGAAGCTTGAAGATCTCCCCAGTGCTGATGGGTGATGGTCTggcctgggaaggggctggtaAGGACACTGCCACCACGGGGCTGGAAGAGCTGATGGCCACTTTGCCCTGGGGAAGAGATCAGATACATCAGTGGGGGGAAACACCCAGCTCTGGTCCTGCCTTTGCTTTGGAGATGCCTCCACCCACTCCAGTATTTCCTAACTGGTTTCTCATAGCAGTGTGATGTGATGTGCTGTCTGCAGCTCTTCCATACATCTTCCTCACACTTTTCCTTATCCTAGCCCCAGGATGAGTCTCTGGTCACCCAAGTCAGCATTAGTAGCCAGAGATCCCTCTCTTTCTACAGCTCCTTAGCAGAGGAACCTGCCCTCATTCAGGCTCTGGATGGGGGTCACCCATCCCCACtccccatggctgcagggaagtAGAAGATGGAGCCAAGACTGGCAGAGCctgcagtgcctgtgctggCTCCCTGTTCCTGCAGCAACCTGTTGGATGCTCAAGGTTTTAGGAGAGCGCTTCAGTTCTTTAGAGCTGTGAAAATAAAGCTGGCAATAGCGCTTTGACTTTGTCTTAAAAACACCATATGAAGAGAGGTCTCTCACTAGCCCCAGTGATCATTTGGGCATAAGTGGAAATGGCCATCCCATGGTTTAGGGAGATGCAAGCTCCTCTTGCTCACCAGCTATGGAGTTCCTGCCCCTCAAGAATTACtttccctcccccaccccccagccaGGGCATGTGAGCCACAAGGGAGCTCAGATCCTGCTTCCAGCTCCATCTAGATCTTGAAATATTACTGGCAGCCAAGCAGATAACATTTCCCCTTAAAAATCCATTAATGTGAATCCCAGCAATTTCTCAGCTTCACTCACTGGAAAATTAACAATTTTGCTGTCAAATGGTATTTTCTGAAGCAGTTACCAACTCTGAGCACTTCAGGCTCGGGCAGGCTTTTGGAAGTGATTTAGAGCAGCCACCCCTCGACTCTGTGTGCGGGGAGAGGAGCTGAGCCCTCTGAAAATCAGGGGTGAGGAGATGGGAGTTGGACACATCTTAAATGCAAAGCTGAAGCTCCCAAAATCAGGAGACCAGGAGACAGGAGCAATACACTGCATCACTCCAGGGAAAAATGCTTCCCTGGGAGTTACAGCaggaggaaggcagcaggcTGCTGAGGGGGTTTCTTCAGCAGAAGGACAAGTTGGTGGTCACTGGCTGTCAGTGGGTTGGATTTAGCAAAGCAGGCATGACACTGCATGAGGAGAACAGTGAGACTCCAGAATAAACTCTGAGCAGGCTTGGCAGCAATGCAAACTGTCTTTCAGATTCATTCTAAGCAATAAGCtatggggaaaataaaagtgaaagaaattggCAGTGTATTTTGTCTAGAACTAtctaaaagttattttaattttctcccaTCAGTGTGACTCTCTTACAAACGAGATTTACAGTAAAACCAGGACAAATCTGGTATTTTTCTTGCTCCTAACAGTTTCTAGGCCTTGAGATACattctgaatttttatttcGTTATACTGATTTTATGCTCTTGCTTTTATCCCTGCTTAGCTGCTTTCAGACATTTCTGAGACGGCTTTTCTTTGCTTCAGGAGGAAATACTGTCCTTGGGGGTGTTCGAGTGGGAACGTGAGAAAAAGGGGggtgaaaaggaaaaggaacccCCAGATGTATGAGAGCAGCTTTTTGCTCAGAACCAAATGGGGGGAAGAGAGGCCCCCGGCTGTTCCGGGCTTTGTGAGGCCGTTTGGAGGTGGGATAGGGGGTCACCCCCCAGGGCATGAACTTCCAGCCCTAACTGAGGGGAGAAATCCCGGGGGGGAAcggggaggagggaggacaagggcccggcccggggccgggcggctcCTACCTGCATGGCCGGTGGCCGTGGGcggccgctccccgccccggtGCGAGcggagcccggcgctgccgcggTGTCCGGAGCGCTCAGGTTCCgtccccgcggccgccgcggcGCGATCCTTGCGAGAACCGAAATCGAAACGAGCCGGAGCCCCGGGAGCCGGAGAGCGCCGGGGGCAGCGCCCGGGGCCGGGTCGTtctccccccgcccctcccggggCCGTGACCCCGCGGCTCGGCCCGATCCGCCCGGGAGATCCCGCTCCGCCGGACACCGGGACAGCGCCGGGAAACCTCCTCAGCCTTGGGGGCTGAGCGCGGCCCCGGGGGCGGGCACGCGGCTGGAGGACGGACGGATCCCGGGACAcgccgggagcagctccagTATCGGGGTTCATCCTTTTTCTCCACCCGGCGCGGCcggggcagcgctgccggggccggggggctcgggggaagggggggaaggtGCGCACCGGTCCCGGAGCACCGGGAGGCGGGCGCGCACCTGGAGGGTGCCCACCTGCCCCCGCGCACACCCTGTGATGCGTAGACACACGGTGCGGGGGTCTACCGGTGACTGGGAGGGACCGGGAGGCACAGGGATAGACTGGGAAGGGGATTAGAGAGGCTttgaagggactgggagggaccaaAAGGACACTTTTCGGAACAaatggggcactgggatggactgggagtgactggaatacacttggagggcactgggatagacggggaggagctgggagtgactgggatagACTTGGAGGGGATTGAATGGGACTTGGGAGGGATTGGacaggactgggaaggactgtgAGGCACTTTTACGGACAAAAAGGGCACTGGGAGTGGACTGCTAAGGCACTGGGATAGACTGGGAGGTGCTAGGACAGGATTGGATGGGACCGGGACAAAAAGAGTACTTTTAGGAACAAAAGGGACACTGGAAGGGCACTGGGAaccactgggggacactgggatagACTGCGATATACGGAGATGGACTAGAAGGAGACAGGGATAGActtgggatgggactgggaggcactttTATGGACGAGAGGGGCTCTGGGCACGGACTGGGCGGGCACCAGGCTGGACTGGGAGGACACCAGGCTGGACTGGGCGGGCACCAGGCTGGACTGGGCGGACACCAGGCTGGACGGGGAGGAcaccaggctggacggggcggACACCAGGCTGGACTGGGCGGGCACCAGGCTGGACGGGGAGGACACCAGGCTGGACTGGGAGGAcaccaggctggacggggcgggcaccaggctggacggggcggACACCAGGCTGGACGGGGAGGACACCAGGCTGGACTGGGCGGACACCAGGCTGGACGGGGAGGACACCAGGCTGGATTGGGCGGGcaccaggctggacggggcggGCACCAGGCTGGACTGGGCGGGcaccaggctggacggggcggGCACCAGGCTGGACTGGGCGGGCACCAGGCTGGACGGGGAGGACACCAGGCTGGACTGGGCGGACACCAGGCTGGACTGGGCGGGcaccaggctggacggggcggGCACCAGGCTGGACTGGGAGGAcaccaggctggacggggcggGCACCAGGCTGGACTGGGAGGAcaccaggctggacggggcgggcaccaggctggacggggcggacaccaggctggacggggcgggcaccaggctggacggggaggacaccaggctggacggggcgggcaccaggctggacggggcggacaccaggctggacggggcgggcaccaggctggacggggcggGCTCCGCTCCCCGCGGGCACCCGCCTGTCGCGCCCCGCCCTCTCATGCGCTGTGGGTTCCCATTGGCCAATCGGGGAAGTCAATCACGGAGCGGATCCAATCACGTGGCGCCGTGGGCGGTGGGCGGGGACTCAGCGGCGGGGCCCCGCCCACCGCCCGCCTGAgggagcggccgcggcggggACGCGGTGAGTGAGGCCTCAAAGGGCGAGGGGGCGGCCTGGGACCCTCCGGGGCTCTGGGGCCCCCTTCCCGGTCCTCTCTGAGCTTCTGGGGCTCTTCTCGGCCTTCTCTGTGCTTTGAGGGTGGTTACGGGCCTGGGGGCGCCCGCGGTGCGCTATGTGTCCGGAAAAGGGGGTTGGGTGGGAGGGGCTTTCCCGGCCCAGCGGGCATGGAGGAAGGTGCGGGGCCGAGAGGGGCATGGGGGTCACAGGAAAcctgggggagggggctgaggggctcGCAGGGGGTCACAAGGGGCTCCGTTGTTGTGAATGGGCTTTGGAGGAAGCTCGGGGGGTATCTGGGGACATGGAAGAGATGTCAGGGGACACGGATGAGGAGGCCGTGGGGCTGGGGTGTGTCTGGGAGTCACAGGGGACTCTCTTGTTGTGAATGTGCTTTGGAGGGGCCTGAGGAGCTTTGGGGACAGCACATTGTGTGCACCGACGGGAGGCATCTGTGGTGGTGAGGGTGCGGCCACCTTTTTAGTGTTTCCTTAGAAAGGGGGTCTTTGGGGTGTGTTTGACTGGGGGGATGAGGCTGTTATCCCTGGGTTATCACTGCATCCTTGTGTCCCTGACATGTTCACCTTTTCCTGGGCTGTGTGTGAGTCCAGGACTGCCCAGTGTCCTGTGGAGAGGCTGCTGTGGTGTCCACCACCCCCAGAATGGAACCAGCCTCCCCTCGGGGTGCTGGTTGGTCACACACTGCCCTCCTACGCGTGTTCTGGCACTGTAGGCTGGTGCAGCGTTGTTCTTAAGCATGCTTTAGGCTTGAGTTAACCGTCCTTTTCCTCCATCCTTGCTGGCCCCACAGTGCTTTGAAAGGAGCAGGAGTTTCTAAGGGGTTTTCCCCTAAATGGGTGAGTAGGTGAGAAGACCTAAGTGGGTGAAACCTCAGCCCACCTCTGCTCATAGGCACATTTTTGTGTCAGCTCTGATCCTGCCTGTCTCTGTACTGCCATCTCAGTGACCTGAGGCCCTTCAGGGAAGGGATGATAATAACGCAAACAGTCTTGGGTATGAGGTTTAATAAGACCAAGGTGCAGGTGCTGCATCAGGGTCAGGTCAGCCCCTGGTATCAGTCCAGACTGGGGATGAAGAGATAGAGAACAGCCCTGGGAGAAGAACTTGGGCATGAGTTCCTGGACATGCCCTGGTCACGTGTGTTGGACCCAGAACCCCCCAagccctgggctgagcccccagggtgggcagctggggagggggggataccccacctgcagagctgcctccagccctgaggtccagcacaggaaggacatgaagGTGTTGGAGGAGaccaccaagatgatcagagggatggagcagctctgctgtgaggaaaggctgagatttGGTAttgttcaggctggaaaagagaagctttggggtgaccatattgtggccttccagcaGCTGAATGGAGCCTCCAGAAAGACGGAGGGAAACTGTTCACAAGgtcctggagtgacaggacaatgggGAAGGGCTTCACACTGACTGTAGATTTAGATTGGCTGTTAAGTAAAAGTTCttccctgtgaaggtggtggcacaggttgcccagagaagctgtggctgccccatccctggaagttcttaaaggccaggctggatggcgCTTGGAAGAACCTGgagtagtggaaggtgtctctgcccatggcagggggtggaacggggtgatctttaaggtctcttctcacccaaaccattctgggattctgtaagCCTGGGAGGTTGAGAACCTCTGTAGGGAGAGTGGTTTGAATTGCTTTGCCAGGGTTGCTGCAACCCAAATCCTGTTGTAGCTGTAGATTATGGGTTTAAGGCAGAAAGTTCACCTATGGTCCCTGTGAGAGCCTTATCCTCACCTCAGTCCCAATCCTTCCTGCTGGCATCAGCAGCAATCACAAACAGTTTATCGGAAGGAAGTCGTGTCTGGGAATCAATGGGAAGGCTGAGCTTTCCCTGTTGTGTCCTTGTTTACCCTGTGCAGGGGCTGGGAAGCTGCACTGCTCACAGCCACCTGGATTTGAGGGTTAGAAGTACCTTATTGGTCAGTTCACAGCAGTGTTTTCAGTGATCTGAGCATCAAAACAGTGAATTGTTGGGGTCAGGAACTGTGGGTTACTGTGTAGGCAAAGCTGCTTGTCAGAGTTATTGTTCTTCAGACTGGACTCCCATGTgcctttattattatttattctgTTTAGGGAAGCAGTCACCTTTTACTAAAATAAATGCCCTGTTTATAACGTAACTCTGTATTTACATCACTAACAAATGCTCTTCTGCAAAGCAGCCTGTACAATTGTCTTTATTTTCCATAATAACATCTGTGTTCTGATCTTACAGCTGAAATGCAGCAGTTTATGTAAACCAACCTGCAGAGAAGACTGTGTCTAGACTAATTTCAGCTTATCTTAAAGCAATTAAGGACAGGTTAAAGTAAGTTCTGCTATCGTGGAAATAGGCATGTGCTGCTTTATTGGTGTTTGACTCAAGACAGACAAATTTGCAGCACGTGGAATGCTTTTTGATATCTTTTGATGCTGGCTTCTGCTGCCAGAATTAAAGGGGATGAGTTTTGTGTTTGATTTGGGCTTGAAAGGAATGATCTTTCTGGTAGTAGTTCATTAcatcattttatttttgtaagctTTCTGTTTTGTAGTTACTCTCTAAAAATGAGTGGAGTTCAGTGAGCTCAGTCAagctgcaggggcagctggAAGAAGTTGTAGATGAAAGAACCAAACTGGTTATTTCTATCCTTCTTAACAGTAGTGAGAACCAAGTAGCAAAGTCATTTGAGCTCTTTGATGTACATTGCATGTACCTGCAGGCAGAGAAAACCCCATATTCACTTTCTTTGGGTTGTTTATTTTCTGGAAAGGTTTTGAGACAGTTCTTGGAGTGGCAGATAAGACAGTAATTCCAGAAGCCTCATCACTGGTTGTGCTAACAGAAATGTATCACCTAAGATCCATCTAGGGTTGTTGGATGTCCAGTATAAAAGCACTCAAAGTTacactttgttttcctgtgctCCAGAGATGGCCTTACACAAGTTCTGCACACCAGTAATCTGTATTTGCATCCCCAAAGTATTTTTAACCATCAGACTTGAGAAACCCTCTTACTTCAGCTGATTTGATCATAAATCTGATATTACCTCAGACTCTTTGAAGTACCTTCATGTTTTGGCATGTTCAGTCCTGCCTTCTCAGAATCCAAGAGGTTTCATAACCACTTGCTTGGAGTTTTCTGTTCAGGATATTGTAACATTTTTTGTGTGGTGACTCAGTCTGTCTTTACAGGTCATGAGAAGTAAGAATCAACATCTCATTTTCTTGGTTGATGCTTTCAGCCCCAAGTTTGGGCCATGCTAGGATGTGTTTGTCATTCGACCTCATCTTGAACTCATTCCATGTGCCCGTGACAGGCAGCCAAGTGT
Above is a window of Aphelocoma coerulescens isolate FSJ_1873_10779 chromosome 26, UR_Acoe_1.0, whole genome shotgun sequence DNA encoding:
- the ETV7 gene encoding transcription factor ETV7 — its product is MQGKVAISSSSPVVAVSLPAPSQARPSPISTGEIFKLPGRLRIQPSLWSKDDVIHWLRWAEKEYSLRPTDESKFEMNGKALCILTKDDFRHRAPSSGDVLYEILQFIKTQRRALVCSPLLNSPFRKAGSMEEGTDCSAEAAPVVSSWLGCAEQPLFHSHTQPLNLSHHSSESSCRPGAICSFPATLSAPVDGKIADCRLLWEYVYQLLSDRRYEPYIRWEDKDAKVFRVVNPNGLAQLWGNHKNRMNMTYEKMSRALRHYYKLNIIKKEPGQKLLFRFLKTPGEVVHEKSSKLEQLENEDHEDSKEDPLEVSP